The following coding sequences are from one Capsicum annuum cultivar UCD-10X-F1 chromosome 3, UCD10Xv1.1, whole genome shotgun sequence window:
- the LOC107863954 gene encoding protein tas isoform X1, giving the protein MAFALPFFNLAPDLTVSKLCLGTMTFGEQNTSAESFKLLDKAFNSGVNFFDSAEMCVREFNCEKKYPVPQRAETHGRSEEYFGRWIRERKVPRDNVVLATKVSGPSGQMSWIRNGPESLDAQNITEAIDNSLLRIKTDYIDLYQIHWPDRYVPMFGETDYDPLRHYTPVSFEEQLDALERAVDAGKIRYIGLSNETPYGIMKFQQVAKSKAGNLQIVSVQLLSFQNAYNLLCRNFDLAMAECCHNERISLLAYSPLAMGILSGKYFAEDGGPSNARLNLFKGRYKEGESRYDLSKSNVLGAAKSYIDIADRYDIHPVSLAIAFIMRHPLVASVVFGASKVWQLEEVLDACKVNLSHEIITEINTVHLRFPSPCP; this is encoded by the exons ATGGCGTTTGCACTTCCTTTCTTCAACCTTGCTCCAGATTTGACCGTCTCCAAACTCTGCCTAG GAACCATGACTTTTGGTGAGCAAAACACGTCAGCGGAATCATTTAAACTCCTCGACAAAGCATTCAACTCCGGAGTTAACTTCTTCGATTCTGCTGAAAT GTGTGTTCGGGAGTTCAACTgtgaaaaaaa GTATCCAGTACCCCAGCGTGCAGAAACTCATGGAAGAAGTGAGGAGTATTTTGGACGTTGGATTAGAGAAAGAAAAGTCCCTCGCGATAATGTTGTTTTGGCCACAAAA GTCAGTGGACCATCTGGACAAATGTCTTGGATTCGAAATGGACCAGAAAGCTTGGATGCTCAGAACATAACTGAAGCTATTGACAATAG CCTGTTGCGTATAAAGACAGACTACATTGACTTGTATCAAATTCACTGGCCTGATCG CTATGTTCCTATGTTTGGAGAAACTGACTATGATCCCCTGCGACATTATACGCCAGTAAGTTTTGAGGAACAACTTGATGCTCTAGAAAGAGCTGTTGATGCTGGTAAG ATCAGATACATTGGCCTTAGCAATGAAACACCATATGGCATTATGAAGTTCCAACAAGTTGCCAAAAGTAAAGCAGGGAATCTTCAAATAGTGTCTGTTCAG CTTCTTTCATTTCAGAATGCATACAACTTGTTATGTCGAAATTTTGATTTAGCTATGGCTGAATGCTGTCACAATGAGAG GATAAGCTTGTTAGCCTACAGCCCTCTGGCCATGGGCATACTTTCTGGAAAGTACTTTGCTGAAGATGGAGGTCCATCTAATGCTCGTTTAAATCTGTTTAAAG GGAGATATAAGGAAGGGGAGTCCAGATACGACCTGTCAAAATCCAATGTTTTAGGTGCTGCCAAA TCATACATAGATATTGCAGACAGATATGACATTCATCCAGTTTCTCTTGCAATTG CCTTCATTATGAGACACCCTCTTGTGGCTAGTGTGGTCTTTGGAGCCTCGAAAGTTTGGCAGCTTGAAGAGGTTCTTGATGCGTGTAAGGTCAATCTCAGTCATGAGATAATTACAGAGATTAACACGGTGCACTTGAGGTTCCCAAGCCCTTGTCCATAA
- the LOC107863954 gene encoding protein tas isoform X5 — MAFALPFFNLAPDLTVSKLCLGTMTFGEQNTSAESFKLLDKAFNSGVNFFDSAEMCVREFNCEKKYPVPQRAETHGRSEEYFGRWIRERKVPRDNVVLATKVSGPSGQMSWIRNGPESLDAQNITEAIDNSLLRIKTDYIDLYQIHWPDRYVPMFGETDYDPLRHYTPVSFEEQLDALERAVDAGKIRYIGLSNETPYGIMKFQQVAKSKAGNLQIVSVQLLSFQNAYNLLCRNFDLAMAECCHNERISLLAYSPLAMGILSGKYFAEDGGPSNARLNLFKGRYKEGESRYDLSKSNVLGAAKSYIDIADRYDIHPVSLAIGVSHATSLWLSDRRLDLIPGLQ; from the exons ATGGCGTTTGCACTTCCTTTCTTCAACCTTGCTCCAGATTTGACCGTCTCCAAACTCTGCCTAG GAACCATGACTTTTGGTGAGCAAAACACGTCAGCGGAATCATTTAAACTCCTCGACAAAGCATTCAACTCCGGAGTTAACTTCTTCGATTCTGCTGAAAT GTGTGTTCGGGAGTTCAACTgtgaaaaaaa GTATCCAGTACCCCAGCGTGCAGAAACTCATGGAAGAAGTGAGGAGTATTTTGGACGTTGGATTAGAGAAAGAAAAGTCCCTCGCGATAATGTTGTTTTGGCCACAAAA GTCAGTGGACCATCTGGACAAATGTCTTGGATTCGAAATGGACCAGAAAGCTTGGATGCTCAGAACATAACTGAAGCTATTGACAATAG CCTGTTGCGTATAAAGACAGACTACATTGACTTGTATCAAATTCACTGGCCTGATCG CTATGTTCCTATGTTTGGAGAAACTGACTATGATCCCCTGCGACATTATACGCCAGTAAGTTTTGAGGAACAACTTGATGCTCTAGAAAGAGCTGTTGATGCTGGTAAG ATCAGATACATTGGCCTTAGCAATGAAACACCATATGGCATTATGAAGTTCCAACAAGTTGCCAAAAGTAAAGCAGGGAATCTTCAAATAGTGTCTGTTCAG CTTCTTTCATTTCAGAATGCATACAACTTGTTATGTCGAAATTTTGATTTAGCTATGGCTGAATGCTGTCACAATGAGAG GATAAGCTTGTTAGCCTACAGCCCTCTGGCCATGGGCATACTTTCTGGAAAGTACTTTGCTGAAGATGGAGGTCCATCTAATGCTCGTTTAAATCTGTTTAAAG GGAGATATAAGGAAGGGGAGTCCAGATACGACCTGTCAAAATCCAATGTTTTAGGTGCTGCCAAA TCATACATAGATATTGCAGACAGATATGACATTCATCCAGTTTCTCTTGCAATTG
- the LOC107866388 gene encoding histone H2A-beta, sperm-like has translation MPLTTAAKSVGGRGKPQKASKSISRSQKAGLQFPVSRIARFLKKGHYAQRVGSGSPIYLSAVLEYLAAELLELARNAARDNKKYMIVSRHIQLAVRNDEELSKLLRSATIANGGVFPNILLFYGVFGYKNLYLGITISTLVQV, from the coding sequence ATGCCTTTAACAACAGCAGCCAAATCCGTTGGTGGTCGAGGAAAACCCCAAAAAGCTTCAAAATCCATTTCCAGATCACAAAAGGCAGGTCTCCAATTCCCTGTTAGTCGAATTGCTCGTTTTTTGAAGAAAGGTCATTATGCTCAGCGAGTTGGCTCTGGTTCACCCATTTATCTCTCTGCAGTTCTTGAGTATCTTGCTGCTGAGTTATTGGAACTTGCTAGGAATGCCGCGAGAGATAACAAGAAGTATATGATTGTTTCGAGGCATATACAACTTGCTGTGAGGAATGATGAGGAATTGAGCAAGTTGTTGAGATCTGCGACTATTGCTAATGGTGGAGTTTTTCCTAATATtctgttattttatggtgttttcggATACAAGAATCTATATTTAGGCATAACAATTTCAACattagttcaagtttaa
- the LOC107863954 gene encoding protein tas isoform X3, with translation MAFALPFFNLAPDLTVSKLCLGTMTFGEQNTSAESFKLLDKAFNSGVNFFDSAEMYPVPQRAETHGRSEEYFGRWIRERKVPRDNVVLATKVSGPSGQMSWIRNGPESLDAQNITEAIDNSLLRIKTDYIDLYQIHWPDRYVPMFGETDYDPLRHYTPVSFEEQLDALERAVDAGKIRYIGLSNETPYGIMKFQQVAKSKAGNLQIVSVQLLSFQNAYNLLCRNFDLAMAECCHNERISLLAYSPLAMGILSGKYFAEDGGPSNARLNLFKGRYKEGESRYDLSKSNVLGAAKSYIDIADRYDIHPVSLAIAFIMRHPLVASVVFGASKVWQLEEVLDACKVNLSHEIITEINTVHLRFPSPCP, from the exons ATGGCGTTTGCACTTCCTTTCTTCAACCTTGCTCCAGATTTGACCGTCTCCAAACTCTGCCTAG GAACCATGACTTTTGGTGAGCAAAACACGTCAGCGGAATCATTTAAACTCCTCGACAAAGCATTCAACTCCGGAGTTAACTTCTTCGATTCTGCTGAAAT GTATCCAGTACCCCAGCGTGCAGAAACTCATGGAAGAAGTGAGGAGTATTTTGGACGTTGGATTAGAGAAAGAAAAGTCCCTCGCGATAATGTTGTTTTGGCCACAAAA GTCAGTGGACCATCTGGACAAATGTCTTGGATTCGAAATGGACCAGAAAGCTTGGATGCTCAGAACATAACTGAAGCTATTGACAATAG CCTGTTGCGTATAAAGACAGACTACATTGACTTGTATCAAATTCACTGGCCTGATCG CTATGTTCCTATGTTTGGAGAAACTGACTATGATCCCCTGCGACATTATACGCCAGTAAGTTTTGAGGAACAACTTGATGCTCTAGAAAGAGCTGTTGATGCTGGTAAG ATCAGATACATTGGCCTTAGCAATGAAACACCATATGGCATTATGAAGTTCCAACAAGTTGCCAAAAGTAAAGCAGGGAATCTTCAAATAGTGTCTGTTCAG CTTCTTTCATTTCAGAATGCATACAACTTGTTATGTCGAAATTTTGATTTAGCTATGGCTGAATGCTGTCACAATGAGAG GATAAGCTTGTTAGCCTACAGCCCTCTGGCCATGGGCATACTTTCTGGAAAGTACTTTGCTGAAGATGGAGGTCCATCTAATGCTCGTTTAAATCTGTTTAAAG GGAGATATAAGGAAGGGGAGTCCAGATACGACCTGTCAAAATCCAATGTTTTAGGTGCTGCCAAA TCATACATAGATATTGCAGACAGATATGACATTCATCCAGTTTCTCTTGCAATTG CCTTCATTATGAGACACCCTCTTGTGGCTAGTGTGGTCTTTGGAGCCTCGAAAGTTTGGCAGCTTGAAGAGGTTCTTGATGCGTGTAAGGTCAATCTCAGTCATGAGATAATTACAGAGATTAACACGGTGCACTTGAGGTTCCCAAGCCCTTGTCCATAA
- the LOC107863954 gene encoding protein tas isoform X2, with protein sequence MAFALPFFNLAPDLTVSKLCLGTMTFGEQNTSAESFKLLDKAFNSGVNFFDSAEMCVREFNCEKKYPVPQRAETHGRSEEYFGRWIRERKVPRDNVVLATKVSGPSGQMSWIRNGPESLDAQNITEAIDNSLLRIKTDYIDLYQIHWPDRYVPMFGETDYDPLRHYTPVSFEEQLDALERAVDAGKIRYIGLSNETPYGIMKFQQVAKSKAGNLQIVSVQNAYNLLCRNFDLAMAECCHNERISLLAYSPLAMGILSGKYFAEDGGPSNARLNLFKGRYKEGESRYDLSKSNVLGAAKSYIDIADRYDIHPVSLAIAFIMRHPLVASVVFGASKVWQLEEVLDACKVNLSHEIITEINTVHLRFPSPCP encoded by the exons ATGGCGTTTGCACTTCCTTTCTTCAACCTTGCTCCAGATTTGACCGTCTCCAAACTCTGCCTAG GAACCATGACTTTTGGTGAGCAAAACACGTCAGCGGAATCATTTAAACTCCTCGACAAAGCATTCAACTCCGGAGTTAACTTCTTCGATTCTGCTGAAAT GTGTGTTCGGGAGTTCAACTgtgaaaaaaa GTATCCAGTACCCCAGCGTGCAGAAACTCATGGAAGAAGTGAGGAGTATTTTGGACGTTGGATTAGAGAAAGAAAAGTCCCTCGCGATAATGTTGTTTTGGCCACAAAA GTCAGTGGACCATCTGGACAAATGTCTTGGATTCGAAATGGACCAGAAAGCTTGGATGCTCAGAACATAACTGAAGCTATTGACAATAG CCTGTTGCGTATAAAGACAGACTACATTGACTTGTATCAAATTCACTGGCCTGATCG CTATGTTCCTATGTTTGGAGAAACTGACTATGATCCCCTGCGACATTATACGCCAGTAAGTTTTGAGGAACAACTTGATGCTCTAGAAAGAGCTGTTGATGCTGGTAAG ATCAGATACATTGGCCTTAGCAATGAAACACCATATGGCATTATGAAGTTCCAACAAGTTGCCAAAAGTAAAGCAGGGAATCTTCAAATAGTGTCTGTTCAG AATGCATACAACTTGTTATGTCGAAATTTTGATTTAGCTATGGCTGAATGCTGTCACAATGAGAG GATAAGCTTGTTAGCCTACAGCCCTCTGGCCATGGGCATACTTTCTGGAAAGTACTTTGCTGAAGATGGAGGTCCATCTAATGCTCGTTTAAATCTGTTTAAAG GGAGATATAAGGAAGGGGAGTCCAGATACGACCTGTCAAAATCCAATGTTTTAGGTGCTGCCAAA TCATACATAGATATTGCAGACAGATATGACATTCATCCAGTTTCTCTTGCAATTG CCTTCATTATGAGACACCCTCTTGTGGCTAGTGTGGTCTTTGGAGCCTCGAAAGTTTGGCAGCTTGAAGAGGTTCTTGATGCGTGTAAGGTCAATCTCAGTCATGAGATAATTACAGAGATTAACACGGTGCACTTGAGGTTCCCAAGCCCTTGTCCATAA
- the LOC107863954 gene encoding protein tas isoform X6 yields the protein MAFALPFFNLAPDLTVSKLCLGTMTFGEQNTSAESFKLLDKAFNSGVNFFDSAEMYPVPQRAETHGRSEEYFGRWIRERKVPRDNVVLATKVSGPSGQMSWIRNGPESLDAQNITEAIDNSLLRIKTDYIDLYQIHWPDRYVPMFGETDYDPLRHYTPVSFEEQLDALERAVDAGKIRYIGLSNETPYGIMKFQQVAKSKAGNLQIVSVQNAYNLLCRNFDLAMAECCHNERISLLAYSPLAMGILSGKYFAEDGGPSNARLNLFKGRYKEGESRYDLSKSNVLGAAKSYIDIADRYDIHPVSLAIGVSHATSLWLSDRRLDLIPGLQ from the exons ATGGCGTTTGCACTTCCTTTCTTCAACCTTGCTCCAGATTTGACCGTCTCCAAACTCTGCCTAG GAACCATGACTTTTGGTGAGCAAAACACGTCAGCGGAATCATTTAAACTCCTCGACAAAGCATTCAACTCCGGAGTTAACTTCTTCGATTCTGCTGAAAT GTATCCAGTACCCCAGCGTGCAGAAACTCATGGAAGAAGTGAGGAGTATTTTGGACGTTGGATTAGAGAAAGAAAAGTCCCTCGCGATAATGTTGTTTTGGCCACAAAA GTCAGTGGACCATCTGGACAAATGTCTTGGATTCGAAATGGACCAGAAAGCTTGGATGCTCAGAACATAACTGAAGCTATTGACAATAG CCTGTTGCGTATAAAGACAGACTACATTGACTTGTATCAAATTCACTGGCCTGATCG CTATGTTCCTATGTTTGGAGAAACTGACTATGATCCCCTGCGACATTATACGCCAGTAAGTTTTGAGGAACAACTTGATGCTCTAGAAAGAGCTGTTGATGCTGGTAAG ATCAGATACATTGGCCTTAGCAATGAAACACCATATGGCATTATGAAGTTCCAACAAGTTGCCAAAAGTAAAGCAGGGAATCTTCAAATAGTGTCTGTTCAG AATGCATACAACTTGTTATGTCGAAATTTTGATTTAGCTATGGCTGAATGCTGTCACAATGAGAG GATAAGCTTGTTAGCCTACAGCCCTCTGGCCATGGGCATACTTTCTGGAAAGTACTTTGCTGAAGATGGAGGTCCATCTAATGCTCGTTTAAATCTGTTTAAAG GGAGATATAAGGAAGGGGAGTCCAGATACGACCTGTCAAAATCCAATGTTTTAGGTGCTGCCAAA TCATACATAGATATTGCAGACAGATATGACATTCATCCAGTTTCTCTTGCAATTG
- the LOC107863954 gene encoding protein tas isoform X4, which yields MAFALPFFNLAPDLTVSKLCLGTMTFGEQNTSAESFKLLDKAFNSGVNFFDSAEMYPVPQRAETHGRSEEYFGRWIRERKVPRDNVVLATKVSGPSGQMSWIRNGPESLDAQNITEAIDNSLLRIKTDYIDLYQIHWPDRYVPMFGETDYDPLRHYTPVSFEEQLDALERAVDAGKIRYIGLSNETPYGIMKFQQVAKSKAGNLQIVSVQNAYNLLCRNFDLAMAECCHNERISLLAYSPLAMGILSGKYFAEDGGPSNARLNLFKGRYKEGESRYDLSKSNVLGAAKSYIDIADRYDIHPVSLAIAFIMRHPLVASVVFGASKVWQLEEVLDACKVNLSHEIITEINTVHLRFPSPCP from the exons ATGGCGTTTGCACTTCCTTTCTTCAACCTTGCTCCAGATTTGACCGTCTCCAAACTCTGCCTAG GAACCATGACTTTTGGTGAGCAAAACACGTCAGCGGAATCATTTAAACTCCTCGACAAAGCATTCAACTCCGGAGTTAACTTCTTCGATTCTGCTGAAAT GTATCCAGTACCCCAGCGTGCAGAAACTCATGGAAGAAGTGAGGAGTATTTTGGACGTTGGATTAGAGAAAGAAAAGTCCCTCGCGATAATGTTGTTTTGGCCACAAAA GTCAGTGGACCATCTGGACAAATGTCTTGGATTCGAAATGGACCAGAAAGCTTGGATGCTCAGAACATAACTGAAGCTATTGACAATAG CCTGTTGCGTATAAAGACAGACTACATTGACTTGTATCAAATTCACTGGCCTGATCG CTATGTTCCTATGTTTGGAGAAACTGACTATGATCCCCTGCGACATTATACGCCAGTAAGTTTTGAGGAACAACTTGATGCTCTAGAAAGAGCTGTTGATGCTGGTAAG ATCAGATACATTGGCCTTAGCAATGAAACACCATATGGCATTATGAAGTTCCAACAAGTTGCCAAAAGTAAAGCAGGGAATCTTCAAATAGTGTCTGTTCAG AATGCATACAACTTGTTATGTCGAAATTTTGATTTAGCTATGGCTGAATGCTGTCACAATGAGAG GATAAGCTTGTTAGCCTACAGCCCTCTGGCCATGGGCATACTTTCTGGAAAGTACTTTGCTGAAGATGGAGGTCCATCTAATGCTCGTTTAAATCTGTTTAAAG GGAGATATAAGGAAGGGGAGTCCAGATACGACCTGTCAAAATCCAATGTTTTAGGTGCTGCCAAA TCATACATAGATATTGCAGACAGATATGACATTCATCCAGTTTCTCTTGCAATTG CCTTCATTATGAGACACCCTCTTGTGGCTAGTGTGGTCTTTGGAGCCTCGAAAGTTTGGCAGCTTGAAGAGGTTCTTGATGCGTGTAAGGTCAATCTCAGTCATGAGATAATTACAGAGATTAACACGGTGCACTTGAGGTTCCCAAGCCCTTGTCCATAA
- the LOC107863954 gene encoding protein tas isoform X7: MAFALPFFNLAPDLTVSKLCLGTMTFGEQNTSAESFKLLDKAFNSGVNFFDSAEMCVREFNCEKKYPVPQRAETHGRSEEYFGRWIRERKVPRDNVVLATKVSGPSGQMSWIRNGPESLDAQNITEAIDNSLLRIKTDYIDLYQIHWPDRYVPMFGETDYDPLRHYTPVSFEEQLDALERAVDAGKIRYIGLSNETPYGIMKFQQVAKSKAGNLQIVSVQLLSFQNAYNLLCRNFDLAMAECCHNERISLLAYSPLAMGILSGKYFAEDGGPSNARLNLFKGRYKEGESRYDLSKSNVLGAAKEKRDTLLQ, encoded by the exons ATGGCGTTTGCACTTCCTTTCTTCAACCTTGCTCCAGATTTGACCGTCTCCAAACTCTGCCTAG GAACCATGACTTTTGGTGAGCAAAACACGTCAGCGGAATCATTTAAACTCCTCGACAAAGCATTCAACTCCGGAGTTAACTTCTTCGATTCTGCTGAAAT GTGTGTTCGGGAGTTCAACTgtgaaaaaaa GTATCCAGTACCCCAGCGTGCAGAAACTCATGGAAGAAGTGAGGAGTATTTTGGACGTTGGATTAGAGAAAGAAAAGTCCCTCGCGATAATGTTGTTTTGGCCACAAAA GTCAGTGGACCATCTGGACAAATGTCTTGGATTCGAAATGGACCAGAAAGCTTGGATGCTCAGAACATAACTGAAGCTATTGACAATAG CCTGTTGCGTATAAAGACAGACTACATTGACTTGTATCAAATTCACTGGCCTGATCG CTATGTTCCTATGTTTGGAGAAACTGACTATGATCCCCTGCGACATTATACGCCAGTAAGTTTTGAGGAACAACTTGATGCTCTAGAAAGAGCTGTTGATGCTGGTAAG ATCAGATACATTGGCCTTAGCAATGAAACACCATATGGCATTATGAAGTTCCAACAAGTTGCCAAAAGTAAAGCAGGGAATCTTCAAATAGTGTCTGTTCAG CTTCTTTCATTTCAGAATGCATACAACTTGTTATGTCGAAATTTTGATTTAGCTATGGCTGAATGCTGTCACAATGAGAG GATAAGCTTGTTAGCCTACAGCCCTCTGGCCATGGGCATACTTTCTGGAAAGTACTTTGCTGAAGATGGAGGTCCATCTAATGCTCGTTTAAATCTGTTTAAAG GGAGATATAAGGAAGGGGAGTCCAGATACGACCTGTCAAAATCCAATGTTTTAGGTGCTGCCAAA GAAAAAAGGGACACTCTTCTGCAgtga